In Triticum urartu cultivar G1812 chromosome 6, Tu2.1, whole genome shotgun sequence, the following proteins share a genomic window:
- the LOC125515848 gene encoding pollen receptor-like kinase 5, whose protein sequence is MARLRPPGHLRLAFYVAVAVGVGLCAPAAVLVAAIVGDKTEGEVLVAFRDKLRASDGSPPGPLRSWGTPGPCHGNHSSWYGVSCHGNGSVQGLQLERLGLAGGAPDVGSLAVLPGLRVISLSDNALSGPFPNVSTLGVLKMLYLSRNRFSGEIPADTFLPMRGLRKLHLHRNDFSGRVPSSITSPRLLELTLANNRFEGPLPDFSQRFGKSVRLSAGNKFLCGKPTDMVCESASSPAGGMPTFMSIIILLIILGVLLAAAGIAMGVLGRRRRRRRRAKRTDGCVTLPNGEVTPSNPVLDTAPAVSISQATAVGPAATSGGGPAKRGGRRDEHGRLVFIQESRVRFEIEDLLRASAEVLGSGNFGSSYKATLQEGPEVVVKRFKDMNGVGREDFSEHMRRLGRLSHPNLVPLVAYLYKKEEKLLITDFVINGSLAQLLHGNRGSMLDWRKRLRIVKGAARGLSHLYEELPMLSVPHGHLKSSNVLLDGTFQPALSDYALVPVLTATHAAQVMMAYKAPECVGSHGKPSRKSDVWSLGILTLEVLTGKFPACRQGRQGTSDLAGWVNSVITEERTGEVFDKDMSGGKGNEEEMLKLLQVALTCCEADIDKRLDLKSALAGIEEIREPEPESSSTLTGEGESKS, encoded by the exons GGGGACAAGACGGAAGGTGAGGTGCTGGTGGCGTTCCGCGACAAGCTGCGGGCTTCGGACGGCTCGCCGCCGGGGCCGCTGCGGTCGTGGGGCACGCCGGGCCCGTGCCACGGCAACCACTCCTCCTGGTACGGCGTCTCCTGCCACGGCAACGGCAGCGTGCAGGGCCTGCAGCTGGAGCGCCTCGGCCTGGCCGGCGGCGCGCCGGACGTCGGCTCGCTGGCCGTGCTCCCGGGCCTCCGCGTCATCAGCCTGTCCGACAACGCGCTCTCGGGCCCCTTCCCCAACGTGTCGACGCTGGGCGTGCTCAAGATGCTCTACCTCTCCCGGAACCGCTTCTCCGGCGAGATCCCGGCCGATACGTTCCTGCCCATGCGGGGGCTCCGGAAGCTGCACCTCCACAGGAACGACTTCTCCGGCCGCGTCCCCAGCTCCATCACGTCGCCGCGGCTGCTGGAGCTGACCCTCGCCAACAACCGCTTCGAAGGCCCGCTCCCGGACTTCTCCCAGC GATTTGGGAAAAGTGTGCGTTTATCTGCAGGCAACAAATTCCTGTGTGGCAAGCCAACGGACATGGTCTGCGAATCCGCGTCGTCGCCCGCCGGCGGCATGCCCACCTTCATGAGCATTATCATTTTGCTCATCATCCTCGGCGTGCTGCTCGCCGCCGCGGGCATTGCCATGGGCGTCCTGGGCCGCCGGCGTCGTCGGCGGCGACGCGCGAAGCGGACTGACGGCTGCGTGACCCTCCCCAATGGCGAGGTGACGCCGTCCAACCCGGTCCTGGACACCGCGCCGGCCGTCTCCATCAGCCAGGCTACCGCCGTCGGCCCCGCGGCGACGTCGGGCGGCGGCCCGGCAAAGCGCGGGGGGCGGCGCGACGAGCACGGGCGGCTGGTGTTCATCCAGGAGAGCCGCGTGAGGTTCGAGATCGAGGACCTGCTCCGGGCGTCGGCGGAGGTGCTGGGCAGCGGCAACTTCGGGTCCTCGTACAAGGCGACGCTTCAGGAAGGCCCCGAGGTGGTGGTGAAGCGGTTCAAGGACATGAACGGcgtcggccgcgaggacttctcGGAGCACATGCGCCGCCTCGGCCGCCTCTCCCACCCCAACCTCGTCCCCCTCGTCGCCTACCTCTACAAGAAAGAGGAGAAGCTCCTCATCACCGATTTCGTGATTAATGGCAGCCTCGCCCAGCTCCTCCACG GGAATCGTGGATCGATGTTGGACTGGAGGAAGAGGCTTCGGATCGTCAAGGGGGCGGCGCGTGGGCTGTCGCACCTGTACGAAGAGCTGCCGATGCTGTCGGTGCCGCACGGGCACCTCAAGTCGTCCAACGTGCTGCTCGACGGCACGTTCCAGCCGGCGCTCTCCGACTACGCGCTGGTCCCGGTGCTGACGGCGACGCACGCGGCGCAGGTGATGATGGCGTACAAGGCGCCCGAGTGCGTGGGGTCGCACGGGAAGCCGTCCAGGAAGAGCGACGTGTGGAGCCTCGGGATCCTCACCCTCGAGGTGCTCACCGGCAAGTTCCCGGCCTGCCGGCAGGGGCGGCAGGGCACCAGCGACCTCGCCGGGTGGGTGAACTCCGTCATCACGGAGGAGCGCACCGGCGAGGTGTTCGACAAGGACATGTCCGGCGGCAAGGGCAACGAGGAGGAGATGCTCAAGCTCCTCCAGGTGGCGCTCACCTGCTGCGAGGCCGACATCGACAAGAGGTTGGACCTCAAGTCGGCCCTCGCGGGCATCGAGGAGATCAGGGAGCCGGAGCCTGAATCCTCGTCGACGTTGACGGGCGAGGGAGAATCGAAATCATAA